A single region of the Anticarsia gemmatalis isolate Benzon Research Colony breed Stoneville strain chromosome 11, ilAntGemm2 primary, whole genome shotgun sequence genome encodes:
- the LOC142976811 gene encoding uncharacterized protein LOC142976811 — MSVYAPQVGCDEVVKDKFWQEFDMVVMSIPQSEEIYIGGDFNGHVGRANVGYERIHGGWGFGQRNREGETLLEAASAFDLAIANTFFQKLDQHLITYKSGPHSTQIDYFLLRRNSFSTAKDCKVIPGEPLVSQHRLMLLKICIKLKTAISRPKPLPKTKWINHFVFGRGFGPHSTQIDYFLLRRNSFSTAKDCKVIPGEPLVSQHRLMLLKICIKLKTAISRPKPLPKTKWFMLEKKECADEFQKRVTEKMIDMEDDIRKKSANECWNEMASCVRSVATNVFGESKGKRMIDKDTWWWNEEVQRALKEKKDAFKDWKSVDICNPIMREEKRKVYNESKKQAKKAVAIARGKVQDNLYKSLETPQGQKQLYRLAKAREINGRDITKIKCIKDESGKVLTADEDIKGRWKMYFEKLMNEENDWSKEIEEVPRNLGMIRKVSIDEVRKAVMSMKNGRAVGPDGIPSEVWKFLKEDGCKWLTLFFNKLLQEEIIPDEWCNSTLVPIYKNKGDAQECNNYRGIKLMSHSMKIWEKVIERRIREECEVTQNQFGFMPGRGTTDAIFALRQLCEKFKHAHKNLHMVFIDLEKAYDRVPRKVLWWALRKKNLPEKYVRIVCSMYESASTHVRSEAGLTDKFSVAVGLHQGSALSPFLFLLVLDALTAEIQGEAPWCMLFADDIVLVGEDAAGVQSRLEQWRERLEKVGLKISRTKTEHLYCDFGGPSNFSPIALNGVSLPVCSDFKYLGSLIQSDGEIDRDVNNRINAGWMKWRQVSGTTCDPKMPLKLKGKIYKTVIRPVVNEKDE, encoded by the coding sequence ATGAGTGTATATGCGCCTCAAGTGGGATGTGATGAAGTAGTGAAAGACAAGTTTTGGCAGGAATTTGATATGGTAGTAATGAGTATCCCACAGAGTGAAGAAATCTACATAGGAGGTGATTTTAATGGACATGTAGGGAGAGCAAATGTAGGGTATGAAAGAATACATGGGGGGTGGGGTTTTGGTCAACGGAACCGTGAAGGGGAAACACTGCTAGAAGCTGCTTCTGCTTTTGATCTGGCCATAGCAAAcaccttttttcaaaaattggACCAACATCTTATCACTTACAAAAGTGGTCCGCATAGCACACAGATCGACTACTTCTTGCTCAGAAGGAATAGCTTCAGCACGGCCAAGGACTGCAAAGTCATACCTGGGGAGCCACTTGTGTCCCAACATAGGTTAATGCTCCTAAAGATatgtataaaactgaaaacagCGATAAGTAGACCAAAACCTCTACCGAAAACGAAATGGATAAACCATTTCGTTTTCGGTAGAGGTTTTGGTCCGCATAGCACACAGATCGACTACTTCTTGCTCAGAAGGAATAGCTTCAGCACGGCCAAGGACTGCAAAGTCATACCTGGGGAGCCACTTGTGTCCCAACATAGGTTAATGCTCCTAAAGATatgtataaaactgaaaacagCGATAAGTAGACCAAAACCTCTACCGAAAACGAAATGGTTTATGTTAGAAAAGAAAGAATGTGCGGATGAATTCCAGAAGAGAGTGACAGAAAAGATGATAGACATGGAAGATGATATACGGAAGAAATCCGCTAATGAATGCTGGAATGAAATGGCTTCTTGTGTAAGGAGTGTGGCGACGAATGTTTTTGGTGAGAGCAAAGGGAAAAGAATGATTGATAAAGATACATGGTGGTGGAATGAAGAGGTACAAAGGGCACTGAAAGAGAAGAAGGATGCATTTAAAGACTGGAAAAGTGTGGACATATGTAACCCCATTATGAGAGAGGAAAAACGCAAGGTGTATAATGAAAGTAAGAAACAAGCTAAGAAAGCTGTGGCTATTGCAAGGGGCAAAGTCCAAGACAACCTATATAAATCCTTAGAAACTCCCCAAGGACAAAAGCAATTATACCGGTTAGCTAAAGCTAGAGAAATTAATGGAAGGGacattacgaaaataaaatgcattaaagATGAGAGTGGAAAAGTTTTAACTGCCGATGAGGATATAAAAGGACGCTGGAAGatgtattttgaaaagttaatgAATGAAGAGAATGATTGGAGCAAGGAAATAGAAGAAGTACCGAGGAACTTAGGAATGATAAGGAAAGTAAGTATAGATGAAGTAAGAAAGGCTGTAATGAGCATGAAAAACGGCAGAGCAGTTGGTCCAGATGGCATACCATCTGAAGTATGGAAGTTTCTGAAAGAGGATGGATGTAAGTGGCTGACTTTATTCTTCAACAAGTTGTTACAGGAAGAGATTATACCAGATGAGTGGTGCAACAGTACACTGGTgcctatttacaaaaacaaagggGATGCACAAGAATGTAACAACTACCGAGGAATAAAGCTCATGTCACATAGTATGAAAATTTGGGAGAAAGTGATAGAAAGAAGAATAAGAGAAGAGTGCGAGGTAACCCAAAACCAATTTGGTTTTATGCCAGGACGGGGCACAACAGACGCAATATTCGCATTACGCCAGTTGTGCGAAAAATTTAAACATGCGCATAAAAACCTGCACATGGTCTTCATCGACCTTGAAAAAGCCTATGACCGAGTGCCTCGTAAAGTTTTGTGGTGGGCTTTGAGAAAGAAGAATCTGCCTGAGAAGTATGTAAGGATTGTATGTTCGATGTATGAAAGTGCTAGTACTCACGTCCGGTCCGAAGCTGGGTTAACTGACAAGTTCAGTGTGGCTGTAGGCTTGCACCAAGGGTCGGCTTTAAGCCCATTTCTGTTTCTTCTTGTCTTGGACGCTTTAACCGCCGAAATCCAAGGAGAGGCACCTTGGTGCATGTTGTTCGCCGACGACATTGTACTTGTTGGAGAAGATGCAGCCGGAGTACAGAGCAGACTCGAGCAATGGCGGGAGAGGTTGGAGAAGGTTGGACTAAAGATCAGCCGAACTAAGACCGAGCACCTTTACTGCGACTTTGGTGGTCCCTCAAACTTCTCCCCCATTGCTCTAAATGGCGTTTCCCTGCCAGTATGCTCCGATTTTAAGTACCTTGGCTCCCTCATTCAGAGCGATGGCGAAATTGACCGAGACGTGAATAATAGGATAAATGCTGGCTGGATGAAATGGCGACAGGTCTCTGGTACAACGTGTGACCCCAAAATGCCTCTTAAGCTCAAGGGGAAAATCTACAAAACGGTCATCAGACCTGTTGTCAATGAAAAAGACGAATGA
- the LOC142976812 gene encoding uncharacterized protein LOC142976812 — protein sequence MHINEMRMLRWMCGVTRVDRIRNEYIRGSLKVAAVTEKLESRRLSWYGHVMRREESHVTRRVMNMNVSGHVSRGRPKKRWMDCVKEDMNKKGVSTELTAERDEWKRKTCCADPT from the coding sequence ATGCATATAAATGAAATGAGGATGCTAAGGTGGATGTGCGGTGTGACAAGAGTGGATAGGATAAGGAATGAGTACATTCGAGGAAGTTTAAAAGTTGCGGCAGTCACAGAAAAACTAGAGAGTAGGAGGCTATCATGGTATGGACATGTCATGAGAAGAGAAGAAAGCCATGTTACGAGACGAGTGATGAATATGAATGTAAGCGGACATGTAAGTAGAGGAAGACCAAAAAAGAGATGGATGGATTGTGTGAAAGAGGATATGAACAAGAAAGGGGTGAGTACAGAGTTGACGGCTGAAAGGGATGAGTGGAAGaggaaaacatgttgtgccgacccCACCTAG